Genomic segment of uncultured Flavobacterium sp.:
GAGGGATTGCTGAAATGAGCGAATTACCAAAAGAAGTTCGTACAAGAACTGATATTTTAGATTCTGTTGGTAATACAACTGCAGCAACCGGAAAAGGATTTGCAATTGCATCTGCAGCTTTAACTTCGTTAGCATTATTTGCGGCTTATGTAACTTTTACAGGAATTGACGGAATTAATATTTTTAAAGCGCCAGTTTTAGCTATGTTATTTGTTGGAGGAATGATTCCGGTAGTATTCTCGGCTTTAGCAATGAATTCTGTAGGGAAAGCCGCGATGGATATGGTTTACGAAGTACGTCGTCAGTTTAAGGAAATTCCGGGAATTATGGAAGGAACCGGAAAACCGGAATACGGAAAATGTGTTGAAATTTCGACAAAAGCTGCTTTGCGCGAAATGATGTTGCCTGGAATTTTGACGATTGGTTTCCCAATTGCAATTGTATTATTAGGAAAATTAGTTTACGCTGACAACAATCAATTAGTTGCTGAAATGTTAGGCGGATATATGGCTGGAGTCACAGTTTCAGGTGTTCTTTGGGCAGTTTTTCAAAACAATGCCGGAGGTGCTTGGGATAATGCTAAAAAATCTTTTGAAGCCGGAGTTATGATCAATGGCGAAATGACCTATAAAGGTTCTGATGCGCACAAAGCTGCCGTAACTGGTGATACAGTTGGAGATCCGTTTAAGGATACTTCAGGGCCATCAATGAATATTTTGATTAAATTGAGTTGCCTGATCGGATTGGTAATTGCGCCTATTTTAGGTGATGGGCATTCAGCTTCAGGTATGGCTGGAAAAGCTTCTTGTTGTGCTAAAACAGAAATGCATGCGGGAGGAGTTTCTAAATGTGGGGATATTTCGATGATGACCAAAGAAGAATGCATTAAAATGTGCAAAGAAAAAGGCTGTACAGCTGAAGAAACTGCAAAATGCTTGGCTCATTACGATGCAAACGGAAAATATCAAAAAACGGATTGCTTTGATACAAGTAAATATGAGAAAAAATCTGTTCGTGTCGAGGTTAAAAATATAAACGGAAAAACGACCGGAACTATTACTAAAACAGAAAATGGTAAAACAACTACAGAAGTTTATGAAGGAACAGAAGAAGAAGTAAAAGCTAAAATTGAAGCTGCTGAATAAAATAATTTTGTCAAAGTTTAAAACTTTGACAAAGTTTCTCAAAAACAAAAATGCCTCTAAAGTTTATTTTAGAGGCATTTTTTTATTGATTTAAAGCATATTCCTTAATTAAAGTTGAAGCAGGAATATGAAGAGTTTTATTTAATACTCTAATTTGTTTTATTGTTAAGGCTCTTTTGCGGTTAAATAATTCAGATACTCTTGAACGGCTATTTAAAATAATTGCTAAATCGTTATCTGTTAGTCCATTTTGTTCCATCATAAATTTGATAGCTTCAATGGGGTCGGGTTCTGGAATGGGATAATGTATTTGTTCATACTTTTCTATAAGTGTTACTAGAATATCTAGCTCATCTCCTTCAATAGTATCAGGTTTCGCATCAAAAAGAAAATTGACTCTTTCTAAGGCAAAACTGTAGTCTTGTTCTGTTTTTATTGGCTTTATATTCATTTTACAAATTTTTAATATCTTTTAAATCGTCATATTCACTATGTGTACCAATAAAAAGGATGTACACAATTTGTGTGTCGTAATTAATTTTTACAATTAAGCGATAATGATTCCCACAAATGTTGAAGATTACTTTATTGTTTCCAACAAAATCTGCGGTACCAAAAAAAGATTTTATAGCGTTTGAGTTTGCAAAATCATTTTTATCAAAAACTTGATACCAAGCTAGTAGTTGTTGTTTTGAATTTGGAAATCTTTCCCAAAAAAGTTGCAAGGTTCGTTTTGCTATTACTCTCATAATTAGTTTGACAAATGTAATTATTTTTTCCCAAAACGGGAAATTTATTTAATCATTGTAAAAGTAAGAAAATATCTAATAAAAAAATGCCTCTAAAGTTATTTAGAGGCATTTTTTTATTTCGTATAAATTCGTGTTTTAGAACAATCCGTTAAGTTCAGCATCAATTCTATTAATGATGTTTCCTAAATCTTCAGGATTATCAACGAAGTTAATATTATCTACATCAATAATCAGTAATTTTCCTTTAGTATAAGTCTGAACCCAGGCTTCGTATCTTTCGTTTAAGCGGCTTAAATAATCGATAGAAATAGAGTTTTCGTAATCACGTCCGCGTTTGTGAATTTGGCCCACTAAATTAGGAATAGAACTTCTTAAATAAATTAATAGATCTGGCGCTTTTACCAACGATTCCATCAATTCAAAAAGAGAAGTATAGTTTTCAAAATCACGACTTGTCATTAATCCCATTGAATATAAGTTGGGAGCAAAGATGTAGGCATCTTCATAAATTGTTCTGTCCTGAATGATTTTTTTTCCGCTTTCACGAATTTGCAATACCTGACGGAAACGACTGTTCAGGAAATAAATTTGTAAATTAAATGACCAACGCTCCATTTGATGGTAGAAATCGTCCAGATACGGATTATCAACTACATCTTCATAGTGGGGTTCCCATTTAAAGTGTTTTGCCAATAATTTAGTTAAAGTTGTTTTTCCAGCTCCTATGTTTCCTGCTATTGCTATGTGCATTACGGTGTTACGATTTTATAATTGGTAATATCTGTAGATGTAAAAATAGATAAAATTTGGTCTTTGTAGCAGAATTTGTCAAACGATTTTTCTAAAATTTTAATTTCAGAAATTGCATCTTGATTTGATTTGCTAATATTATTAAAATACAACAAATTAGCCTTGCTGAAAATATATTGATGCGG
This window contains:
- a CDS encoding deoxynucleoside kinase, which gives rise to MHIAIAGNIGAGKTTLTKLLAKHFKWEPHYEDVVDNPYLDDFYHQMERWSFNLQIYFLNSRFRQVLQIRESGKKIIQDRTIYEDAYIFAPNLYSMGLMTSRDFENYTSLFELMESLVKAPDLLIYLRSSIPNLVGQIHKRGRDYENSISIDYLSRLNERYEAWVQTYTKGKLLIIDVDNINFVDNPEDLGNIINRIDAELNGLF
- a CDS encoding type II toxin-antitoxin system HigB family toxin, whose protein sequence is MRVIAKRTLQLFWERFPNSKQQLLAWYQVFDKNDFANSNAIKSFFGTADFVGNNKVIFNICGNHYRLIVKINYDTQIVYILFIGTHSEYDDLKDIKNL
- a CDS encoding DNA-binding protein, translating into MNIKPIKTEQDYSFALERVNFLFDAKPDTIEGDELDILVTLIEKYEQIHYPIPEPDPIEAIKFMMEQNGLTDNDLAIILNSRSRVSELFNRKRALTIKQIRVLNKTLHIPASTLIKEYALNQ